Proteins encoded by one window of Candidatus Neomarinimicrobiota bacterium:
- a CDS encoding PorV/PorQ family protein — protein MKNSLTVFLIVILLIGNPLMAAQSKVATTAAQFLGIGQGARALATGGAFSAVADDPSALYWNVAGAANLEKNGLLFSHTNWFADISYQYFAFTYKLGYSGTFGLSSTYLNYGSMERTTIENQEGDGTKFESYDFVVNLHYAMQMSDKFSIGGTVKYIAQKIDIQQASGVAFDLGTLYKLDFKETQIGMSFSNFGTKMQMDGKGLYVNHDIDDSYDSNPEVNAVLLTDKYNLPVFFRAGVSMTVLDKDPFKVRIAADALYPNDNTPSLNLGAEFSFLERFYVRGGYKDLAQKDNESGLTFGGGVRLFYGTQGEVLIDYAYQSMKYLSPPQYFSVILYF, from the coding sequence ATGAAAAATTCATTAACGGTATTTCTCATTGTAATTCTTTTGATAGGCAATCCACTTATGGCTGCACAGTCGAAAGTGGCAACGACAGCAGCACAGTTTCTGGGAATTGGACAGGGTGCCAGAGCCCTGGCAACAGGCGGTGCTTTCAGTGCTGTGGCTGATGACCCTTCAGCCCTCTACTGGAATGTAGCCGGTGCAGCAAATCTGGAAAAAAACGGACTCCTGTTCAGTCATACAAACTGGTTTGCCGATATATCGTATCAATACTTTGCCTTTACTTATAAACTTGGATATTCCGGCACATTCGGTCTGAGTTCAACCTACCTGAATTACGGATCCATGGAACGGACAACTATTGAAAATCAGGAAGGCGACGGGACAAAATTTGAATCCTATGATTTTGTGGTTAACCTTCACTATGCCATGCAGATGAGTGATAAATTTTCTATCGGTGGAACGGTTAAATACATTGCCCAAAAAATCGATATCCAACAGGCTTCGGGAGTCGCCTTTGATCTGGGAACCCTGTATAAACTGGATTTTAAGGAAACACAAATCGGCATGAGTTTTTCCAATTTCGGCACCAAAATGCAGATGGATGGAAAAGGCCTCTATGTTAATCACGACATCGACGACAGCTATGACTCCAACCCGGAAGTCAATGCGGTTCTTTTAACGGATAAATACAATCTGCCTGTCTTTTTCAGGGCCGGTGTATCTATGACCGTTCTGGATAAAGATCCTTTTAAAGTCCGGATTGCAGCCGATGCTCTCTATCCAAATGACAATACCCCCAGCCTGAATTTGGGAGCCGAGTTCTCTTTCCTGGAAAGATTTTATGTCCGGGGCGGCTATAAAGATCTGGCACAAAAGGATAATGAAAGCGGACTTACATTTGGCGGTGGGGTTCGCCTTTTCTACGGAACCCAGGGTGAAGTTCTTATCGATTATGCATATCAGAGCATGAAATATCTTTCACCACCACAGTATTTTTCCGTGATTTTATATTTCTGA